Proteins found in one Bombus terrestris chromosome 1, iyBomTerr1.2, whole genome shotgun sequence genomic segment:
- the LOC100649365 gene encoding ras GTPase-activating-like protein IQGAP1 isoform X3: MNIVHENAQLYKEQLMQLLQSSEWNNIYSESNYHHWKQLFQKEIDKANETALKSRKREDCVKLLNLILQNGVRNDFNEVLKSPDLGLREKIDDFALPLYYEEMKIDRIESQNDLSYSDIVASTRVLSTIAEISKAVDTGNPDLVYQALTNPDCHVSELDQGSKVKYYRALAAVRCKKQAADEECPLLTYIDIQDCIDAVNQQCQIDDEVIQVLRQLNSAVVENNRNAIITALKNSSLKLQTPVSPEDVSLYLKLFKKRLEEKHIDGSELWLEDVENVTKVVNTESADVKNVCTFLSHINIGLERNDVLFTLQCLQKFGIKIPEEYKANCYKTLYNSKNMKSKKYNCELVRYVTRKNNESYLDLKNYSYTWDCPKNMTETFYIDMEDIKELIKSISAREYEKCKINNQIIWFQAYARGYLLRKKLSNRFTYFYNNVDKIIRIQAWWRSVVQRKQYMKLLEDKKKYNEKESQNTSLKVETKYANILDYYRKHEEKIIKIQALWRSRAERHAFRSLLYKEKPPFPVVRHFSAILNFNAEDYDKDLQLQNLKLEVVQSIRHNQVLSQQLDSMDIKIGLLIQNRITLQDVVAHGKNLETLTKQKHSNRDQRSSLSDGVISHKGLKSLTKEGRKMLEGYQHLFYALQTNPKYLSKLLFLLPQSKTNKFLQNVILTLFNFGSNIREEYLLLKLFGSALQEEIRCKFQKPSEVVTGNPLVLKMAVNYARQLNGQRALRQIVGPIIEKILADRTLSIETNPVDIYKCWRNQLEMETGETLNLPYTVTQEQALDYEQVRIRLNKGIELLQSTVLEFLTKITESRDLIPYGMLYMAKILNDSLTEKFPNAPEKDILKVVGNLIYYHFINAAIVAPDAFDIITLPIDRSLSNDQRRNLASIAKILQFAASKKGFGEEATHLVCLNPFIIECHEKFKKFFHYCCQIEDLEEHFCIHEYTEATLIQKPEIYISLQEICDTHCLMLDYQDQIASDPMDSLHDLLDDLGPAPTVASLLGISDVVCETNLTRFGKMEVCLVLTNKFQVPEDEDASLNRLFIKTKELLVSVLQFLKGQTLVKALEVPVCSPVRKNLHDLKCSSLSPTLTTIHKSSSLNDCKLQLRAYLNKLELDGWVSRDDGYQNIITAVAKDLCNKGKYRIIRNKELQTLRTTKQRLEEKSKYYQEQVEYYNEYIQRCLENLHTGKGSLQAFKANQKNNHIKLRSKMTLKYSAAKLQEKGVLLEIDGLPQSQFKNVIFEISPTEHSGLFSVRCKFMGVEMEKIDIDIQKLLELQFEGAPIMDMFGKAKVNVNLLLYLLNRKFYGKT; encoded by the exons ATG aaTATCGTTCACGAGAATGCGCAATTGTATAAAGAACAACTAATGCAATTGTTACAAAGCTCTGAATGGAATAATATATATTCAGAAAGCAATTATCATCATTGGAAGCAACTATTTCAGAAGGAAATTGATAAAGCAAATGAAACCGCACTTAAATCTCGGAAAC GTGAGGATTGTGTAAAGCTTTTAAATCTAATATTACAAAATGGTGTACGAAATGATTTCAATGAAGTTCTAAAAAGTCCTGATTTAGGATTGAGAGAAAAAATTGATGATTTTGCATTACCATTATATTATGAAGAGATGAAAATTGATCGTATTGAATCTCAG AACGACCTTTCATATAGCGATATTGTAGCCAGTACGCGTGTTTTATCAACGATTGCAGAAATTAGTAAAGCTGTAGACACGGGAAATCCAGATTTAGTTTATCAAGCATTGACAAACCCAGATTGCCATGTTTCT GAATTAGATCAAGGGTCTAAAGTAAAGTATTATAGAGCATTAGCAGCAGTTCGATGTAAAAAGCAGGCAGCTGATGAAGAATGTCCTTTATTAACATATATCGATATTCAAGACTGCATTGATGCTGTCAATCAGCAGTGCCAAATTGATGATGAAG TAATACAAGTTCTACGTCAATTAAACTCTGCTGTCGTAGAAAACAACAGAAATGCTATTATAACTGCTTTAAAAAATTCTAGTTTAAAATTACAAACTCCTGTTTCACCAGAAGATGTATctctttatttgaaattatttaaaaaacgcCTCGAAGAAAAACATATTGATGGCTCCGAATTGTGGCTAGAAGATGTAGAAAATGTAACAAAAGTTGTTAATACAGAATCTGCAGACGTTAAAAATG TCTGTACATTTTTATCACACATTAATATTGGATTAGAGCGAAATGATGTGTTATTTACACTTCAATGCCTTCAAAAATTTGGTATTAAAATACCAGAGGAATATAAAGCAAACTGTTATAAAACCTTATACAATTCAAAAAATATGAAG agtaaaaaatataattgcgAACTTGTTCGTTATGTTACTCGTAAAAATAATGAATCCTATTTAGATTTAAAAAACTACAGTTATACTTGGGATTGTCCAAAAAATATGACGGAGACATTTTATATTGATATGGAAGACATAAAA gaattaataaaaagtattagTGCAAGAGAATACGAaaagtgtaaaataaataatcagaTAATCTGGTTCCAAGCTTATGCCCGTGGATATTTATTGAGAAAAAAACTTTCTAATaggtttacatatttttataataatgtagATAAAATTATTCGAATCCAAGCTTGGTGGAGAAGTGTAGTACAGCGTAAACAATATATGAAATTActagaagataaaaagaaatataatgaaaaagaatCTCAAAATACGTCTTTGAAAGTGGAAACTAAATATGCAAACATATTGGATTATTATAGAAAACAT gaagaaaaaattataaaaatacaagccTTGTGGCGGAGTCGTGCCGAAAGACATGCTTTCCGTTCACTGTTATATAAGGAAAAACCACCATTTCCTGTAGTTCGTCATTTTTCTGCGATTTTAAATTTTAACGCAGAGGATTATGACAAAGACTTACAGTTACAA AATTTAAAACTCGAAGTTGTGCAAAGTATACGACACAACCAGGTTTTATCCCAACAATTGGATAGTATGGATATAAAAATTGGTTTACTTATACAAAATAGAATTACGCTACAA GATGTTGTAGCCCATGGAAAGAACTTAGAAACTCTTACAAAGCAAAAGCATTCCAACAGAGATCAAAGAAGCTCTTTATCAGATGGTGTTATTTCACACAAAGGCTTAAAATCATTAACTAAAGAAGGTCGAAAAATGTTGGAAGGATATCAACATTTGTTTTATGCACTGCAAACTAATCCAAAATACTTATCAAAACTTTTATTCCTCTTACCTCAAAGTAAAACAAATAAGTTTCtccaaaatgtaattttaacatTGTTTAACTTTGGATCAAATATTAGAGaagaatatttgttattaaaattatttgggAGTGCATTACAAGAAGAAATCAG atGTAAATTTCAAAAACCATCTGAAGTCGTTACCGGAAACCCTCTTGTCTTGAAAATGGCAGTAAATTATGCACGGCAATTAAATGGCCAAAGAGCTTTGAGGCAAATTGTTGGGccaattattgaaaaaattttaGCCGATCGTACATTAAGTATAGAAACGAATCCCGTTGATATTTATAAGTGCTGGCGTAATCAGTTAGAAATGGAAACAGGAGAAACATT GAATTTGCCTTATACGGTAACACAAGAACAAGCTTTAGATTATGAGCAAGTACGAATTAGATTAAATAAAGGAATAGAATTATTGCAAAGTActgttttagaatttttaacTAAAATAACTGAATCACGAGATTTAATACCATATGGAATGTTATATATGGCCAAAATTTTAAATGACTCCTTAACTGAAAAATTCCCAAATGCTCCtgaaaaagatattttgaaagtagtgggaaatttgatttattatcattttataaatgcagCTATTGTAGCTCCAGATGCTTTCGATATAATTACATTACCAATTGATAGATCATTATCAAATGATCAACGAAGAAATTTAGCGAGTAttgcaaaaatattacaatttgctGCTTCTAAGAAAGGG tTTGGTGAAGAGGCCACACATCTAGTTTGTTTGAATCCATTTATAATTGAATGCCatgaaaagtttaaaaaattcttccattATTGTTGTCAAATTGAAGATCTAGAAGAACATTTTTGTATACACGAATATACGGAAGCCACGCTCATTCAGAAACCTgagatttatatttctttacaa GAAATTTGTGACACTCATTGTCTTATGTTAGATTATCAAGATCAGATAGCATCAGATCCAATGGATTCCTTACATGATTTATTGGATGATTTAGGTCCTGCGCCAACTGTTGCATCTTTACTTGGAATct ctGATGTTGTTTGTGAAACGAATTTAACACGCTTTGGGAAAATGGAAGTATGTCTGGTACTCACGAATAAATTTCAAGTACCAGAAGACGAAGACGCTAGTTTGAACAGGCTCTTCATAAAAACGAAAGAATTATTGGTTTCTGTACTGCAGTTCTTAAAAGGTCAAACATTAGTTAAAGCTCTAGAAGTTCCTGTATGTTCTCCTGTACGAAAAAACTTACACGACCTAAAATGCTCCAGCTTATCGCCTACTTTAACTACTATTCATAAGAG ttCATCCTTGAATGATTGTAAGCTTCAGTTACGGGCGTATCTTAATAAACTCGAACTTGACGGATGGGTCAGTCGAGACGATGGgtatcaaaatattataactgCAGTGGCCAAAGATCTTTGTAATAAAGGAAAATATCGAATTATTCGGAATAAAGAATTACAGACTTTACGAACAACTAAACAAAGACTGGaagaaaaaagcaaatattACCAAGAACAAGTAGAGTACTATAATGAATATATACAACGATGTTTGGAGAATCTACACACGGGCAAAgg ATCTTTGCAAGCATTTAAAGCCAATCAAAAAAATAATCACATTAAATTAAGATCTAAAATGACACTGAAATATTCTGCGGCCAAACTACAAGAGAAAGGAGTACTGTTAGAAATTGATGGACTCCCACAATCGCagtttaaaaatgtaatttttgaaataagtcCAACAGAACATAGTGGTCTTTTCAGCGTGCGTTGTAAATTTATGGGAGTAGAAATGGAAAAGATTGACATCGACATACAAAAGTTACTTGAGTTACAGTTTGAAGGTGCACCAATTATGGATATGTTTGGTAAAGCAAAAGTTAATGTAAATTTGctgttgtatttattaaatcgaAAATTTTATGGTAAAACTTGA